Proteins from one Gemmatimonadaceae bacterium genomic window:
- a CDS encoding response regulator → MSHTVLICDDAIFMRTMVGDILQQAGFEIVGEAETGVQAVEKYQQLRPDLVTMDIVMPDMGGIDAVREICKLDPQARILMCSAMGQQALVVEAIQAGAKDFVVKPFQPSRVLEAVQRVLG, encoded by the coding sequence TTGAGCCACACCGTTCTGATTTGTGACGACGCGATCTTCATGCGCACCATGGTCGGCGACATTCTGCAGCAGGCGGGATTCGAGATCGTGGGCGAGGCCGAGACCGGCGTGCAGGCGGTCGAGAAGTATCAGCAGCTGCGTCCCGACCTCGTGACGATGGACATCGTCATGCCCGACATGGGCGGGATCGACGCGGTGCGCGAGATCTGCAAGCTCGATCCGCAAGCGCGCATTCTGATGTGCAGCGCGATGGGTCAGCAGGCGCTCGTCGTCGAAGCCATTCAAGCCGGCGCGAAGGACTTCGTCGTCAAGCCGTTTCAACCCAGCCGCGTCCTCGAAGCGGTTCAGCGCGTACTCGGCTGA
- a CDS encoding chemotaxis protein CheW, with protein sequence MDSTTSTPDLIAASALLFRVGANLYGCDISAAQEIIPLRRITRLPGAPPFVRGLINMRGTIVTVLDLGMRLDPSRAPITDGSILLVRHRERLVGLIVEEVADVRALDVEPREEGIVRGVATVGDAGAESDEGVEAVEGAEGKDGMAADLSDGERQAVVLLDLEFLFKQVLLS encoded by the coding sequence TTGGATTCTACAACGTCGACACCTGATCTCATTGCTGCTTCCGCGCTGCTCTTTCGCGTGGGGGCGAATTTGTACGGGTGTGACATCAGTGCCGCGCAGGAGATCATTCCGCTGCGACGCATCACGCGCCTTCCCGGCGCGCCGCCGTTCGTGCGCGGGCTGATCAACATGCGCGGCACCATCGTCACGGTGCTGGATCTCGGGATGCGGCTCGATCCATCGCGCGCGCCCATCACCGACGGATCGATTCTGCTGGTGCGGCATCGCGAGCGACTGGTCGGTTTGATCGTGGAGGAAGTCGCGGATGTGCGCGCGCTGGACGTCGAGCCGCGTGAGGAGGGCATTGTGCGCGGCGTGGCGACCGTCGGTGACGCGGGTGCGGAATCCGACGAAGGCGTCGAAGCCGTCGAAGGCGCCGAGGGCAAGGACGGCATGGCGGCCGATTTATCGGATGGCGAGCGACAGGCAGTCGTGCTGCTGGATCTCGAATTCTTATTCAAGCAAGTCCTGCTGTCGTAG
- a CDS encoding RluA family pseudouridine synthase, whose translation MPTHTLDTPDDAPRLDLLVAGALDLSRNQAATLIAEGHVLVDGRREKSAYRARPGEKVTVNIPEPRGIKVEGEDIPIDVVYEDDSVLVVNKAAGMVVHPAPGNWSGTLVNALKGRGGPLSKGSEGSEASEEGREGIVHRLDKETSGLLLVAKTDRAHRVLGAALQARKIVRRYAALCWGHLTDDRVTIEKPVARDPRDRKRMAIVSTGRSARTDLTRLARFDSADLLRAHLFTGRTHQIRVHLASIGHPVVGDDTYGGGGGRRLVNLPSRRHFLHAAWLVFRHPETGETIDLRAPLPEDLHRALAAAAGPDVSITDQQHANPLEFFGFYNVDT comes from the coding sequence ATGCCGACCCATACCCTCGACACGCCTGATGATGCGCCTCGCCTCGACCTGCTGGTCGCCGGCGCGCTCGATCTCTCCCGGAACCAGGCGGCGACGCTCATTGCCGAAGGGCATGTGCTGGTTGACGGCCGGCGGGAGAAATCGGCGTACCGGGCTCGACCAGGAGAAAAAGTAACCGTCAATATCCCGGAACCCAGGGGTATCAAGGTCGAAGGCGAGGACATCCCCATCGACGTCGTCTACGAGGATGACTCCGTCCTGGTCGTCAACAAGGCCGCCGGGATGGTCGTGCATCCGGCGCCCGGCAACTGGTCCGGGACGCTCGTCAACGCGCTCAAAGGGCGCGGCGGCCCGCTTTCCAAGGGTTCCGAGGGCTCCGAGGCTTCCGAGGAAGGACGCGAGGGAATCGTCCATCGCCTGGACAAGGAGACGTCGGGCCTCCTTTTGGTCGCCAAAACCGACCGGGCGCATCGTGTCCTCGGCGCCGCGCTGCAAGCTCGGAAAATCGTGCGGCGGTACGCCGCTCTCTGCTGGGGGCATCTGACCGACGACCGTGTCACGATCGAGAAGCCGGTCGCTCGGGATCCGCGAGACCGAAAGCGCATGGCAATCGTCAGTACCGGACGGTCTGCGAGGACCGATTTGACTCGTCTCGCGCGCTTCGACTCCGCGGATCTGCTTCGGGCACATCTCTTTACGGGACGGACCCACCAGATCCGAGTACATCTCGCTTCGATCGGGCACCCGGTCGTCGGCGACGACACGTACGGCGGAGGTGGAGGGCGAAGGTTGGTAAATCTCCCCTCGCGCCGACACTTCTTACATGCTGCGTGGCTGGTCTTCCGTCATCCTGAAACGGGGGAGACGATCGACCTGCGCGCGCCGCTGCCCGAAGATCTGCACCGCGCCCTCGCGGCCGCCGCCGGCCCCGACGTTTCGATTACCGACCAGCAGCACGCCAACCCGCTCGAGTTCTTTGGATTCTACAACGTCGACACCTGA
- the lspA gene encoding signal peptidase II, producing the protein MTSPAIRQPGRSTNGRVFWSAAVLVLVLDIVSKMLAVRHLMPQHIPHDIIGSVVRFTLAFNPGAAFSMWLGPHSRYIFGAFAVIALVILWRLYRTTLPGDMVRVLALGLAWGGAAGNLLDRFRNAEGVVDFIDIGVGTWRFWTFNVADSAVTIGALLLAFVLWREDRRELAMQAAEAAARDFDPGETVPAKE; encoded by the coding sequence ATGACCAGTCCCGCCATTCGTCAGCCCGGTCGCAGCACGAACGGCCGCGTGTTCTGGTCCGCGGCCGTCCTCGTTCTCGTCCTCGACATCGTTTCAAAGATGCTCGCGGTGCGCCATCTCATGCCGCAGCACATTCCGCACGACATCATCGGCAGCGTCGTGCGCTTCACGCTGGCGTTCAATCCGGGCGCGGCGTTCAGCATGTGGTTGGGCCCACACTCGCGTTACATCTTCGGCGCGTTCGCGGTGATCGCGCTGGTGATACTGTGGCGGCTCTATCGCACGACGCTGCCCGGCGACATGGTGCGCGTGCTCGCGCTCGGGCTGGCGTGGGGCGGTGCGGCGGGTAATCTGCTCGACCGCTTCCGTAACGCCGAGGGTGTGGTCGACTTCATCGATATCGGCGTCGGCACCTGGCGTTTCTGGACGTTCAACGTCGCGGATTCGGCGGTGACGATCGGCGCGTTGCTGCTAGCCTTCGTGCTGTGGCGCGAGGATCGGCGCGAGCTGGCGATGCAGGCCGCGGAAGCGGCGGCGCGGGATTTCGACCCCGGCGAGACGGTTCCGGCGAAAGAGTAG
- the lspA gene encoding signal peptidase II, translated as MSGFGGNGSPSANGGLFWPVLVLVTAVDFCTKAVAASRLLPQGLPHAVYGEWIRFTLVHNPGAAFGLHVGQYSRWIFMLLTIVALVILGRLYASTRPGDVVRTLSLALVCGGAVGNLLDRIRSPFGVVDFIDIGFGDSRWPTFNIADMAVSLGAFLLAWVLWGEDADTDMVRVPAPATVTGEPRELT; from the coding sequence ATGAGCGGCTTTGGCGGTAACGGCAGTCCGTCGGCGAACGGGGGTTTGTTCTGGCCGGTGCTGGTGCTCGTGACCGCGGTGGATTTTTGTACGAAGGCAGTTGCCGCGTCGCGCCTTCTGCCGCAGGGCCTGCCGCACGCGGTCTATGGGGAGTGGATTCGATTCACGCTGGTGCACAATCCCGGCGCGGCGTTCGGGCTGCACGTGGGGCAGTACTCGCGGTGGATCTTCATGCTGCTGACGATCGTCGCGCTCGTGATCCTCGGCCGGCTCTACGCGTCGACGCGCCCGGGAGATGTCGTGCGCACGCTGTCGCTCGCGCTCGTGTGCGGCGGCGCCGTCGGCAATCTGCTCGATCGCATTCGCTCGCCGTTCGGCGTCGTCGATTTCATCGACATTGGCTTTGGCGATTCGCGCTGGCCGACGTTCAACATCGCCGACATGGCGGTGAGTCTCGGCGCGTTCCTGCTGGCGTGGGTGTTGTGGGGCGAGGACGCCGACACGGACATGGTTCGCGTTCCGGCGCCCGCGACCGTGACGGGCGAGCCGCGGGAGCTCACGTAA
- a CDS encoding TraR/DksA C4-type zinc finger protein: MPTANSANSASAKKPKGMTKKMLQHFEKRLLEERKRVLKELGRNDEAFGATPQSADGDLSSYSFHMADQGTDAMEREKAFLFASQEGRFLWHIDEALRRLIRNPETFGRCHQCGNEIAFERLDALPHARYCIDCKQREEDAKK; the protein is encoded by the coding sequence ATGCCGACAGCGAACAGCGCCAATAGCGCGAGCGCCAAGAAGCCGAAGGGAATGACCAAGAAGATGCTGCAGCACTTCGAGAAGCGGTTGCTCGAGGAGCGGAAGCGCGTGCTCAAGGAGCTCGGTCGCAACGACGAGGCGTTTGGTGCGACGCCGCAGTCGGCGGACGGTGATCTGAGCAGCTACTCGTTCCATATGGCCGATCAAGGGACCGATGCCATGGAGCGCGAGAAAGCGTTTCTGTTCGCGAGCCAGGAAGGACGATTCCTTTGGCACATCGACGAAGCGCTGCGGCGGTTGATTCGCAATCCGGAAACCTTCGGCCGATGCCATCAGTGCGGCAACGAGATCGCCTTCGAGCGCCTGGATGCGCTTCCGCACGCCCGCTATTGCATCGACTGCAAGCAGCGTGAGGAAGATGCCAAGAAGTAG
- the ileS gene encoding isoleucine--tRNA ligase, translating into MTKYQPLPPERPADEVERELLARWEEEDLFHQTLAAREGAPNFVFFEGPPTANGKPGIHHVFSRTIKDLFCRHRAMKGFRVERKAGWDTHGLPVEIEVEKQLGISGKQQIEALGVAEFNRLCRESVFKYRSDWEKLSARMAYWLDYEHPYVTYTHDYVESVWWSLKTLFDKNLLYRGHKILPYCPRCGTALSSHEVAQGYEDVEDPSVYIALELGGDETAPIARRPSPIARRILVWTTTPWTLVSNTALAVHPDLDYVELVRKEGEDQRTLILAESRVQAVFGGDYENRWNFVGRLKGAELVGTTYKRPLDWLDYPAGTNHEIIVGEDFVSADDGSGVVHMSPAFGADDYAAGQRHNLAFLQPVGARGEFPSSMPVVGGEFVKDADPLIIEELKRRDVLFRAGRITHSYPHCWRCGTPLLYYARSSWFIRTTAIKDAMLARNARVDWHSPAIGEGRFGEWLKNNIDWAISRDRYWGTPLPVWICDGDASHVECVGSFADLADKIGAPLPTDFDPHKHHVDRYTWKCRANGCGGTMRRAAEVIDTWYDSGSMSFAQWHYPFENADTIATQFPADFIAEGVDQTRGWFYSLLAIATALGPALPNNSDRSGASPYRAVVVNDMVLDGEGLKMSKSRGNIVDPWAAFERHGVDAVRLFLIAASNPWVPRSFDEKVLAEQAGRFVRTFKNVYSGIFAQYANFGWAPSDDDPALADRPAIDRWMIARLAHLEHTVDEALEQYDATTAARAIIEFVDDDLANWYVRLNRSRFYEVDSDDNRAAFATLHEVLASVCRLLAPFAPFVSDWIHRELTGESVHLAPFVAPRLVAVDATLDVAMQAIRTLARLGRAAREEIGIKVRQPLSRMVCVAPNVSEAALAPFVSLLAAELNVKQVEFATSGDALVTLEAKPNFRSLGKKFGKRTPLAAQAVAAFTSDDVRAFERGEPLVVSVEGESHELGVDDLTIIRRASGALAVQEDAGFFAAIDPTITPELKKEGYARELISRVQRMRKESGYAVSDRIVLTVAGGADVKAAIDAHGAWIADEVLATELVFAGDGAESITNGNAIDLDGITAHVAITRIQ; encoded by the coding sequence ATGACGAAATACCAACCGTTGCCGCCGGAGCGACCGGCCGACGAGGTCGAGCGCGAGCTGCTCGCGCGGTGGGAAGAAGAAGATCTCTTCCACCAGACCCTCGCCGCGCGCGAGGGCGCGCCGAATTTCGTGTTTTTTGAAGGCCCGCCGACCGCGAACGGCAAGCCGGGCATTCATCACGTCTTCTCGCGCACGATCAAGGATCTCTTCTGCCGCCACCGCGCGATGAAGGGCTTTCGCGTCGAGCGAAAGGCGGGGTGGGACACGCATGGCCTGCCGGTGGAGATCGAAGTCGAAAAGCAGCTCGGCATCAGCGGCAAGCAACAGATCGAAGCGCTCGGCGTCGCCGAGTTCAATCGCCTGTGCCGCGAGAGCGTGTTCAAGTATCGGAGCGATTGGGAGAAGCTGAGCGCGCGCATGGCGTACTGGCTCGACTACGAGCATCCGTACGTCACGTACACGCACGACTATGTCGAGAGCGTGTGGTGGTCGCTCAAGACGCTGTTCGACAAGAATCTCTTGTATCGCGGGCACAAGATTCTGCCGTATTGTCCGCGCTGCGGGACGGCGCTGTCGAGCCACGAAGTCGCCCAAGGGTACGAGGACGTCGAGGACCCGAGCGTTTATATCGCGCTGGAGTTGGGCGGCGACGAGACCGCGCCCATCGCCCGACGCCCATCGCCCATCGCGCGACGCATTCTCGTCTGGACCACCACGCCCTGGACGCTCGTCTCCAACACGGCGCTCGCCGTGCATCCCGATCTCGACTACGTCGAGCTGGTGCGCAAGGAGGGCGAGGATCAGAGAACGCTCATCCTCGCCGAGTCGCGCGTGCAGGCGGTGTTCGGCGGCGACTATGAGAATCGCTGGAATTTCGTTGGCCGGCTCAAAGGGGCCGAATTGGTCGGAACGACCTACAAACGGCCATTGGACTGGCTCGACTATCCCGCGGGCACCAACCACGAGATCATCGTCGGCGAAGACTTCGTCTCGGCGGACGACGGCTCGGGCGTCGTGCACATGTCGCCGGCGTTCGGCGCCGACGACTATGCGGCGGGCCAGCGGCACAATCTCGCGTTTCTGCAGCCGGTCGGCGCGCGCGGTGAATTTCCGTCGTCGATGCCCGTCGTCGGCGGCGAGTTCGTGAAGGATGCCGATCCGCTCATCATCGAAGAGCTCAAACGCCGGGACGTGCTCTTTCGCGCCGGGCGGATCACGCACTCGTATCCGCACTGCTGGCGCTGCGGCACGCCGCTCCTGTATTACGCGCGCTCGTCGTGGTTCATTCGCACGACCGCGATCAAGGACGCCATGCTCGCGCGCAACGCGCGCGTGGATTGGCATTCGCCCGCCATCGGCGAAGGGCGTTTCGGCGAATGGCTCAAGAACAACATCGACTGGGCGATCTCGCGCGACCGATACTGGGGCACGCCGCTGCCGGTGTGGATCTGCGACGGCGACGCGTCGCACGTCGAGTGCGTCGGAAGTTTCGCGGACCTGGCCGACAAGATCGGCGCGCCGCTGCCCACGGACTTCGATCCCCACAAGCACCACGTCGATCGCTATACGTGGAAGTGCCGCGCGAACGGCTGCGGCGGCACGATGCGCCGCGCGGCGGAAGTCATCGACACGTGGTACGACTCCGGCTCCATGTCGTTCGCGCAGTGGCACTATCCATTCGAGAACGCTGATACGATCGCGACACAGTTCCCGGCCGATTTCATCGCCGAAGGCGTCGACCAGACCCGCGGCTGGTTCTATTCGCTGCTCGCGATCGCCACGGCGCTTGGGCCCGCGCTGCCGAACAACAGCGACCGGTCCGGGGCGTCGCCGTATCGCGCCGTCGTCGTCAACGACATGGTGCTCGACGGCGAGGGGCTCAAGATGTCGAAGAGCCGCGGCAACATCGTCGATCCGTGGGCCGCGTTCGAGCGTCACGGCGTGGATGCGGTGCGCCTGTTCCTCATCGCGGCGAGCAATCCCTGGGTGCCGCGGAGCTTCGACGAGAAAGTGCTGGCCGAGCAGGCGGGGCGCTTCGTGCGGACGTTCAAGAACGTGTATAGCGGCATCTTCGCGCAATACGCGAATTTCGGCTGGGCACCCTCGGACGACGATCCGGCGCTGGCCGACCGGCCGGCGATCGACCGCTGGATGATTGCGCGGCTGGCGCATCTCGAACACACGGTCGACGAGGCGTTGGAGCAATACGATGCGACCACGGCCGCGCGGGCGATCATCGAATTCGTCGACGACGATCTCGCCAACTGGTACGTGCGGCTGAATCGCTCGCGCTTCTATGAAGTCGACAGCGACGACAATCGCGCGGCGTTCGCGACGTTGCACGAGGTGCTTGCGTCGGTGTGCCGGCTGCTGGCCCCGTTCGCGCCGTTCGTGAGCGACTGGATCCATCGCGAACTGACCGGCGAGTCGGTGCATCTGGCGCCGTTCGTGGCGCCGCGCCTCGTGGCGGTGGATGCGACGCTCGACGTCGCGATGCAGGCGATTCGGACGCTGGCTCGCCTGGGCCGCGCGGCGCGCGAAGAAATTGGGATCAAGGTGCGGCAGCCGTTATCGCGAATGGTGTGCGTGGCGCCGAACGTCTCCGAGGCCGCTTTGGCCCCGTTCGTGTCCCTGTTGGCCGCGGAACTGAACGTGAAGCAGGTCGAGTTTGCTACGTCGGGTGACGCGCTCGTGACCCTCGAAGCGAAACCGAATTTCCGTTCGCTGGGTAAGAAGTTCGGCAAGCGTACGCCGTTGGCCGCGCAAGCGGTCGCGGCGTTCACGAGCGATGACGTGCGGGCGTTCGAGCGGGGCGAGCCGCTCGTTGTTAGCGTTGAGGGCGAGTCGCACGAGCTTGGGGTTGACGACCTGACGATCATTCGCCGAGCGTCGGGCGCGTTGGCGGTCCAGGAGGACGCGGGATTTTTCGCCGCGATCGATCCAACGATCACGCCGGAATTGAAGAAAGAGGGGTACGCGCGGGAGTTGATTAGCCGGGTACAGCGTATGCGAAAAGAGTCGGGGTACGCGGTCAGCGACCGGATCGTGTTGACCGTGGCGGGCGGCGCGGACGTCAAGGCTGCGATCGACGCACACGGTGCGTGGATCGCGGATGAAGTGCTGGCTACCGAGCTCGTGTTCGCGGGAGATGGGGCGGAGAGTATCACGAACGGCAACGCGATCGATCTCGACGGGATCACGGCCCACGTGGCCATCACCAGGATACAGTAG
- a CDS encoding purine-nucleoside phosphorylase: MGATLPVALHSSASIERAAAVVRERFARRPDAAIILGTGLGRLAADIESQTVIEYGDIPGFPLSTVESHAGRLLCGTLGGKTVIAMQGRFHRYEGYSLQQVTFPVRVLRALGADTLMVSNACGGLNPLWSAGDVMLIADHINLLGDSPLIGANDDALGPRFPDLSAPYDASLRARAREVAAEKQIALREGVYVAVAGPNLETRAEYRFLRAIGADVVGMSTVPEVLVAIHGGMRVLGLSIITDMCLPDALEPATLERILSVANTAEPKLTEVVKGVLHAL; this comes from the coding sequence GTGGGAGCCACGCTCCCGGTCGCACTGCATTCGTCCGCGTCGATCGAGCGGGCCGCTGCCGTCGTGCGTGAACGGTTCGCCCGTCGGCCCGACGCGGCGATCATCCTCGGCACCGGCCTCGGCCGCCTAGCCGCGGACATCGAATCGCAGACGGTGATCGAGTACGGCGACATCCCGGGGTTTCCGCTGTCGACGGTCGAGTCGCACGCCGGCCGGCTCCTCTGCGGAACGCTCGGCGGAAAAACGGTGATCGCCATGCAAGGGCGATTTCACCGGTATGAAGGCTACTCGCTGCAGCAGGTCACGTTTCCGGTGCGCGTGCTGCGCGCGCTTGGGGCGGACACGCTCATGGTGTCGAATGCGTGCGGCGGATTGAATCCGCTGTGGAGCGCGGGCGACGTCATGCTCATCGCCGACCACATCAATCTGTTGGGCGACAGTCCGCTCATCGGCGCGAATGATGACGCGCTCGGGCCTCGGTTTCCCGATCTCTCGGCGCCGTACGATGCGTCGCTGCGCGCACGCGCGCGCGAGGTTGCTGCCGAAAAACAGATCGCGTTGCGCGAAGGCGTGTACGTCGCGGTCGCGGGGCCGAATCTCGAGACGCGCGCCGAGTATCGTTTTCTGCGCGCGATCGGCGCCGACGTGGTGGGAATGTCGACGGTGCCTGAAGTCCTCGTGGCGATTCACGGCGGCATGCGCGTGCTTGGCTTATCGATCATCACCGACATGTGTCTCCCCGACGCGCTCGAGCCGGCGACGCTCGAGCGGATCCTTTCGGTCGCGAATACGGCGGAGCCGAAGTTGACCGAAGTGGTGAAGGGAGTCCTCCACGCTCTATGA
- a CDS encoding DivIVA domain-containing protein, whose protein sequence is MMDETFHLTPLDVRRYEFGKALRGYDPDRVEQFREQVAEELERLSRLNQDLDAKARGFHEQLRAFRERDKAINEALVSAQQLRGEIREQADKEAQLVVREARAEGDRLIDEARAEVRRMEDQLASLDRARRAYLAQIRALVERQLSEITAAEQTPGNDAAVRDGNAPAWMGSLVKE, encoded by the coding sequence ATGATGGACGAGACCTTTCATCTCACCCCCCTCGACGTTCGCCGATATGAGTTCGGTAAAGCGTTGCGCGGCTACGATCCCGATCGCGTCGAGCAGTTTCGCGAACAGGTTGCCGAAGAGCTCGAGCGGCTCTCGCGCCTGAATCAGGATCTGGACGCGAAGGCGCGCGGTTTTCACGAACAGCTCCGCGCCTTTCGCGAGCGCGACAAGGCGATCAACGAAGCCCTGGTTTCCGCGCAGCAGCTGCGCGGGGAGATCCGCGAGCAGGCGGACAAGGAGGCGCAGCTCGTGGTCCGCGAAGCGCGCGCCGAGGGCGACCGTTTGATCGACGAAGCGCGTGCCGAAGTGCGGCGGATGGAGGACCAGCTCGCGTCGCTCGATCGCGCGCGCCGCGCCTATCTGGCGCAGATCCGCGCGCTCGTCGAGCGCCAACTCTCGGAGATCACGGCCGCCGAGCAGACGCCTGGCAACGATGCCGCGGTGCGTGATGGAAACGCGCCGGCCTGGATGGGATCGCTCGTCAAGGAATGA
- a CDS encoding YggS family pyridoxal phosphate-dependent enzyme, which yields MRDRIEAARRRGGHGQAVTIVAVTKTHGPDAVQAAYDAGLRDVGENRVQEALPKMDATTAPVRWHLIGHLQRNKVKALPRFDLLHSLDSARLADAVNELDAPNHQATVVLVQVNVAGEETKGGFERPEWRAEAERMRGLTNVTVRGVMTMAPLNADDRILRNVFAGTREARDIFRAAGHPATELSMGMSNDYEVAVEEGATLIRLGTILFGAREGPEVPNA from the coding sequence GTGCGCGATCGAATCGAGGCAGCGCGGCGCCGCGGCGGTCACGGCCAAGCCGTCACGATCGTGGCGGTCACCAAGACGCACGGCCCGGATGCCGTTCAGGCGGCGTACGACGCCGGGCTTCGCGACGTCGGGGAGAATCGGGTGCAGGAAGCGCTTCCCAAGATGGATGCGACCACGGCGCCGGTGCGCTGGCATCTCATCGGACATCTGCAGCGGAACAAGGTGAAGGCCCTCCCTCGCTTCGATCTCCTCCATTCGCTGGACAGCGCCCGGTTGGCCGACGCGGTGAACGAGCTGGACGCGCCAAATCACCAGGCCACGGTTGTGCTCGTGCAAGTGAACGTGGCCGGTGAAGAGACCAAGGGCGGTTTCGAGCGTCCCGAGTGGCGTGCCGAAGCGGAACGGATGCGCGGTCTCACCAACGTCACCGTTCGCGGCGTCATGACGATGGCGCCGCTGAACGCCGACGACCGTATCTTGCGAAACGTCTTTGCCGGAACGCGCGAAGCGCGGGACATCTTCCGCGCCGCGGGACATCCGGCCACTGAGTTGTCGATGGGCATGTCGAACGACTACGAGGTCGCGGTCGAGGAAGGCGCGACGCTCATTCGGCTCGGTACGATTCTCTTCGGAGCGAGAGAGGGACCAGAGGTGCCTAACGCATGA